Below is a genomic region from Pleuronectes platessa chromosome 18, fPlePla1.1, whole genome shotgun sequence.
GGGCAGGGCAGACTGACCGTCTcctctgctgccctctgctggccacTGTCACAAGCTACAGATAGTTAATAAGTAAGGAAAAATTACTGCTGTGACTCCTAATGTTCTCATGAAGTGGTTTAATTGCTATTAGTGCTATGAATAAATTGCATCTCCCTACTGCTTGGATATCCCCAATAAGAACTCTGCTGGTTACATGctgttaataaatacataatgatTTAAACATGATCATCAACCAACGAGTGTGTATCAGAATTGTTGCCCCAGAATCACCAAACACTCTAAAAAGACAATAAGGAAATTAAAGGGAGGAAAAAATTCTTCCCAAATTTGTAACAACTGTTATAGCTTTGTATCGTCCAGGAGAGCTCtgctatttgttttttatcttcttACATTTTATGCATATTTATTGCACTATCACAGTGCCACAGTGGTAGGATGtaaaaaagtacatttacttaattATTGTACTTAAGAGCATTTTCCATGTGTCCTTACTTTAAGtggattaatttgtttttcttttcacttttactccactacatatatCAGCTAATATCTGCACTTTCTACGAATTTGGGCCTTTGTTGCCAAACAGATGCTGCTCTGGGCAAGTTATAATCTGGATAGGAACCTATACTGGCCCAAGTGGTAAATAGTGAACATGGCCCAAAAAGAGCTTAACTAACTTTGCCCTCTAGCCCATTTAAGTCACTCCTCTGTGAAGAGTATTGGTGTTCATTTGGACAGTGATTTTAACTTTGACAATCTATTGTAAGTAGCTTCTTTCAGTTGAGAGTTATCTCTAAGGTAAAGGTCTATCTCTAATCTAAAGATGTAGAGAGGGTGATCCATGCCTTCATAACATCTCGACTTGATTCCTGTAGCCTGCAGCTcgtccaaaatgctgctgctcgcctccttacaggaaagaaaaagaggaaccaTATAACACCAGTGTTTAGCTCCCTCCACTGGCTTCCTGTTGGTCACAggattgatttttaaatgtttttgttaactTTCAAACCTCTTAATGGACTGGCACCGTGTTACTGAACTCCTTCATATCCACTCATCACTTAGAGAGCTGAGGTCAGccactcagctgctcctggacTTACCTAAACCGAGGCTCATAACCAGAGGTGATCGAGTCTTTGCAGTAGCCGCCCCAAACTAGTGGAACAGCGCACCACTCCATATTATTCTGATTAGATCTGCCCCGTCTCTAGCACTCTTCAAATCATTGTTAAAAACAAGTCTCTGCTCTGTGGGCTACTTCTCCAATTGGGAACATTTTTATCCCagcaggttttattttatttgagtttgtttaatgttattttatctTTACTATTGGCATTTTGCTTTTGTCTCTATTCTaagttttaataaatttgctatataaataaaatcgaACTTGACATTAACAGTTTAATTTAAGatcatacacaaaaaaaaacagcaagaaaGAACAGTTTTTATACATTCTACGTTACTTTATCTTCAATATATTCCACTACAGATTTTACTATTCCCTAGTtctaaaccacaaacacacaaacacacatacacacgcacacacacacacacacacacacacacacacacacacacacacatacttttttCTGTCTTACAGACTCTCTTTAATCTCTTTAGTCTTTATTTAGTACTTGACATTGAAACAGTCTCCTCCTTATTCCCACCTCCTCTCTGAAGTCATCAGGAGCAAAGGCAGCTGCTCCTCTTGTTTTCGGGCTCGTCTGATAAACATAATTTCGCCGTCTTCATGTTATGAGCAGTTTGCTTCCACCACCGACTCAGTGGATTTCCAAAAAGGTTTAGGTCAAATAAAAGCAACCTATTAGTTTCATGCTTCATTTTTCAAGTCATCCACTCCATTCTTTCCTCTGTCTGCATTCACTCTCACTACCCTCCTTTAATTTgacccatcatcatcatcatcgtcatcatcatcatcattttatttgtactgatatttaaaatggattttaacaataacattGGAATTgttaaaatcaacaaacaacaaaaacctgACAACAGGTATGAAAAGTAAGTGGGTGAAATGAGaacaaacagagaagtttgAATTTGTATCTTTATTGCTGAGGACTATTTCATGTCAACAAGCATCAGGTGATCAGTGACCAGGTTAAATCAGACTTAACAATCACTGAGGACACATTATGCGAGATGCACAAACAGAAGGATAAATGTTACTACAAGGTATATCATTCCATTTCTTTTCGGTAGAAAAGTTGTTATGACCACAGTTTTCCATTTCTAGGTAGTTGTCTGGCTGTCCTGTGGACCAAAAGGTAAACTTCACTGCACAACCATCAGACCAAATCCAGCTGCCTTCTTTGTAGAGGTCGTTCAGTCCGTTCCAGGTGATTCCTTCATTAAGGTCAAAGTTCTTGATCAGGGCTGTGATGAAATTCTCTTCCTCCAGACTGTGGATAGACACCAGGTTGGTTCCCTGTGACACACAGTGGAACTCTGCATCAGCCCAGCTCTGCTCAGTGGCCACGTACTTGTAGCAGCGGTTGTTGAAGCTGAACCAGAACATGGGACAGTTTCCACGCTGCAGCCTGACCTCAGGTCCatctgaaggagacacagcACCCAGGGTCAGGGTgaacagaaggaggagcagtATCATgttggcgtctctctctctctctgtcacaggagCAGGATGAGGGGTTGGAGATGATCTGCACTGTTGGATGAGAATGAGAGTTTGAAGGAGACAGGTGGGCAGGCTGCGTTCTTTTATACTCTTCAGAGAGGCTGTCTGCACTGTTGGTGTGATGTTATTGGTCAAATGCACTTGgcaaacactttgttttataCACAGCTGCCCGATAAAAGTGTTTTCTCATAGCACGAGGAAGAAAAACCAACAGCTCACCTGGATGTTACATAACTTTCCACATGATTTTTCAGTTCAACCTTTTGACCTCGTAAAACACAGCTTTAGAAAAGAGGACACGAGGGCAGATATGTCACTTTGTGGTTGACGTCTTCTCATTCACACCAGGTAAACAACTGCCAAACACAAGTGGACACATCGACAATGTTACCATTACAAAGTCTTTAATGTGTCCTCTCTTTTATTGTgaactttgtattttttctaACTTGCAAACAGCATTACCAACGAACGTGTATCAGAAGTGTTTGCCCCAGAATCACCCAACACTGTAAAAAGACAATAAGGAAAATAAAGGAGGAAATAATTGTTCCCTTAATATCAAAAACTGTTAAGCTTTGGAACGTCCAGGagagctctgctctttgttttttatgttcttATATTTTATGCATATTTATTGCACCATAATAGTGCCAGAGTTCTTTATTCCTTTTAAAGTAATCAATAATGAGTGGTCCATGGTCCAATCAGAGTTGGCGCGAAACATTACACTGGTGAAGAAACATCTTTCGAAATCCagctaaaaaacatttaaacggCAATGAGAACAGATACAAACTATCTGTCAATGATACATCTGATATCAGTGCCATTTAAATACCAGTTAGTTCAATGTTCCCTTTGCCATTTCTGGGAAGCTGCTGAGATCACTGGGCACCAGCAGCTGCCATTTATCTACAGATTTGATCATTTACTTTTATCTTTGTTCTGAGCTTTTCCTTTGGAAATTCTTGACTCACTTTGATACAGTTGGAGGCTTCATAATAGATCCagttaaattgtacaaattgtctTAAAAAGTAAGAAAATGACCAGTTTGTCCAGCAGTTTAGATTCAGGATTCAAACATCGTAATATAAAAacttcatcatttatttttattttcacttagcTTTTAATTAGAAAAGCCCAAAATGCTTGATACCACTGTCTTCAATGGATCCAGTTAATCAGAAgagtttctttcttttacttACTCATGTTCCTTAGTACTGTGCAAATCTGGTTTCTGATTCAAGGAGCAGGACTTcaaaattaatacatttatgaTATACCACTTAATTAAGAAATAATAACACTAGGGATCCACCGAGTTCTGAATATTTTGGTCTTGTCTATGGAGTTTCTTATAGTGTaagtgttaaaaaagaaaacgaagATGGACCAAATACATTCCTCTAAAACAGCTTCCCACCTCAGCCATGTTCTTTTTGGGAGCTTCAGAGAGAGTGTTTGATATCATTGGACATTTCAGTAATATACAACCACAGTGTGAGTGAAGGCAGGTGAAATAAAACATCCGCTCACCTGGATGTCACATAATACCTATAGTTTATTCATTTTCAGTAAAATGTTCACATAGTAAAATGAAGCTTTAGAAAAGACGTGTAGCTCCAGCTATCTGAAGGCTGGGGGGTCACGAGGGGGCGACGTATTGCTTCATTGTTGACTCTTTTGGTTTCCATTTACAACAGATAAGTAATAACATAACAACTGTAGGCGTTTATTTACACATAGACAATATTACAATAGTACAAAGCCTTCAATGTGTCCTGTCTTGCATtgtgaactttgtgtttttcttttaacatgcaaacagagttcaaaacattgtcataaaaatattttacaaagttATGACAATGATAAAATACTGAATTCAACCTCCTGTGGTTTTCTCAAACGTCATCAGACCAACTTGCTCCTCTGCTGCCCTCAAGTGGccataaaacacaatacataCTTTTACAGTCCAGCAGTGCAGATTCAAACCCACACAAACCGTTTTGATctgatgtgtgtgcacgtgttaaACCTCAGGCACATAAACAATTTTGTCAACtttcaaatacataaataaactttatattaCAATAAATAACTCATTCAGCACAATTATTCTGCTCCGTGGACGAGGTGGAGTAGAGTTGTGACgtgcacgtgcgtgtgtgtgtgtgtcatggttAATAGTAAATATGATGACCACAGGGCCTCTCAATCGTGAGGAACACCTCACACATCAAGAGGGTGAATgcaccacaccaacacaaacatttatcacagaagtaatatatttttttttaaaagaaagtcaATCTAATGATAGGAACATATATTAAATGTCAGTCAAATGCATAATGCTAATATgccaacgcacacactcacagtgctaGGGAAAGAGATTACATTCCTTGTAGTTTCAGGAGCAACACATTCAGTCACAAACAGTGATATGTTTGACAAACGTCCTAAAATGAGCAGATGATTTGTCAGATCTGTTGGAGCTTCAGGAAACAACGTGGTTGAACAATTCACGACTCCCTTAATATGTAGTGATAGTATTACAGAAAaattcaagtgttaatttttgCTATCCTCATGTTGTCCAATAAATTTAATGGGAAGAGATGCTATGTGTCTTTTCGGCATTTCTTTCGTTTACACCCCATCAGGAGGCGTAGTGGTCTGAAcggctgatctggatccaccaCAGATTTACACAAGCTGGAATCCAGTTGAATCCTTCAGCAGAATCAAAGTTCTTGATCAGGGCTTTGACGAAGTTCTCTTCCTCCAGACTGTGGATAACCACCAGGTTGGCTCCCTGTGACACACAGTAGAACTCTGCATCAGCCTAGGTCATCTCTGTGGCCACGTACTTGTAGCAGCGGTTGTTGAAGCTGAACCAGAACATGGGACAGTTTCCACGCTGCAGCCTGACCTCAGGTCCatctgaaggagacacagcACCCAGGATTCtcattctctcttcttctcattctctctctctctctctctgtctctctctctctctctctctgtctctctctctctctctctctgtatcacaGGAGCAGGACGAGGGTTTGGAGATGATCTGCACTGTTGGATGAGAATGAGAGTTTGAAGGAGACAGGTAGGCAGGCTGCGTTCTTTTATACTCACGAGGGCAGATATGTCACTTTGTGGTTCACGCCTCCTCATTCACACCAGGTAAACAACTGCCAAACACAAGTTGACACATCGACAATGTTACGTGTTTGAACACAaatttctgtactttctacttcgTATATTCTCAAAAATGGCTCGTTACTTGAGCAGTGGACGTGCGCCACTACGCACGGCgcacctctctctcgctcactcactcactcactcgcgTGCCTGCTGCCCCGGGAGATGTGCAGCCCGGCCTTTCTGGTAACGATccctccgcaggttcaccttcagaaactttgttaagagttttacttcctctagatcagCCATTACCAAGCTTAAGAATGCTGTGGCCCAAtttcaaaactgaaaaatgtgtgcGGCCCACCCATACCTTTAATCACAACTATATGATCCACACACACGACTAGAATCATACATATTATAAATGTTATGGCAAAAATTGAATGAATGACTTCCGGTTATGGAAGCTTAGGAAGCAGACGCATGGTGCCGTGCTCCGCTTACTAGCTTACTGACATTGGCCTTCTGCCGATTTTTCACCAAGTCAACTCGACGATAACCGTGCTCTAATAAGTGGAAACACTGAAAACGAGACCATGCCACCGAAAAAGAACGACGGAAACAAAGATGAGAAGAACAAGCAAGTGCCGTCAACGAGTGCTAGCAGCGGCGGCGGGCTAGCTGACCAGCCTCCACAGCACGCGCCTCAGTGGTTCATCTCTGAAATGGAGAAAGGAATAAATAGGATCGAGTCCATGATTGAGGGACGTTTAAACAGGCTTTCTGAAACAATGGAAAAGATCGTCAATGACAACGAAGCTATTGGACACCGAGTAAAGAGCATCGAGGGGAAGCAATGTGAGTTTGAAGACGCGCTAGCCGCCATGCAGTGTGAGTTGGATGACTACAAAAAAACTACGGACGGCGAACTGAGTGACCTGAGGGAACAACTGGATGACCAAGAGAACCGAGCCCGTAAGAAGAACCTGAGGCTGGTCGGCTTTCCAGAAGGAGTGGAGGGGAAGGACACGGTAGCATTTATACGAGAAGTGGAGCGTGCTCACAGGTCTCTGCTACAACGCCCAACAGACGGCGCCAGACCCCGTGCCATTGTGATGCTGCTCCGCTTCTCTGACACGGTCAAGATCACCGAGGCAGCCCGAACCAAAAGTTCGCTACAATATGGCAACTCGGCCATAATGATATTCAGAGATATGTCAACAGCCCTGTACAAGAAGAGGAAAGCCTTTGCACCTCTGAAAAAGAAACTCAAAGAAAAGAACATCACCTTCAGGCTGCTGCATCCAACCACTTTCATAATGGATCTGGAGGGGGGACGGCGCACCTTCACAACGCCACAGGCTGCTGAAAATTATCTGAAGAGATACCACCCAGATGTGCTGCCATAAGTCTAACTTACTACAAGGTAAACTGGATTACGCATCTTGACCCTGTTCCGTGATCTACAAAGACTTATATCAGCGGCAGATGGACAGGACTGACTTCCGATGGCCGAAGAAACTTATTTCCCCTGCTGGTGCAATTTTACCGCCCAACAGTGCTTGAATGACACGGACCTGTTTGGCCAGAGGATTTTTGTTCTTGCTCCGACGCGGTGTCGCTGTTCTCTGGAGTAACTGCATGTCTGCCGTTGGCATCGTTTTGGACTTGTAACCTGGCTGTCACTCTCCTTCTGGACACTGTTCAAACTTGTTCATCTTTATCGCGGACCCCAGAGGTAAGTAGGTTACTAGGGGggtgcatttgtgttttaaactgtttataaaatgttCCAAATCACCATATTAAGACAGACATGGTCTTACTTGTGTATATTGACGTTGTTTTGGGTAATTGTTATTACATACATTGTTCCCTCACCTTAAATAGGCTAGTTGTAATTTTCTGGTGTGAACTTGGCTTAATGGCTAATAGATTACTTAATTTTTAAGGAGGTTAGGCACCATTCAATGACGCAGCAATATAGGTTTCAGCTGCGTTAAGAAAGCGTCAGGAAGATTAGGGGTTCAGCACTTCCTCAGTTGGGGAGGGAGTGGGGCAAGAGgggtgttttcttgttttttgggggtttttttgttttttttccgtttagtctatttttgttcttttttccttttacattcTTACTCTGTACACAAGACATAGAAATGTATCCATTAGATAAAACAATAGCCTGGATTTATTGCCTGTTTCTGGACCTTACGTCACCTCATAGGAGAAATAGATATCTAGGGGGAAAATGACAGCCGTAGCTTTTAAGTATTTGACATGGAATACTAATGGCATCAATGATTTGTCAAAACGCAGAAAGGTACTTAACTTTCTTAAGAATCATAAAATAGATATAGCTCTACTACAGGAGACTCATCTAACCGATGCTGAGCATGCTAGACTAACACGCCAATGGCAAGGGCAGACCTTTTACTCCTCCTTCACATCCCAATCCCGAGGTGTCGCCACGCTGATAGGTAAAAATGTCCCTCTACAAGTAGATAATgttgaaaaagacaaacagggcAGATACTTGATACTTAAAGGCTCCCTATCAGGTGAACCCATCACATTAGTTAATATATATGGCCCAAATTACGACTGCCCTCAATTTTTCCAAAGTTTACTTTTCACACTAACTTGTCATGCTAGTGAACTTTTCATAGGTGGTGATATGAATTTAGTCCTGGATCCATCCAAAGATcggtcatcctctaaccccaaAACTCTGTCTCAAGCAGCGAAAACTCTCAAAAAAGAAATGGCTGATTTCAAACTTGTAGATGTCTGGAGAGATAAACACAAGTCAGTACGTGAGTATTCCTTCTACTCACATGCTCATAAAAGCTACTCTAGAATTGATATTTTTCTTACTCATGCTGACAGATTTCACCTTATATCCTCATGTGAATATCTAGCTATGACTCACTCGGACCATGCTCCTCTCATGCTCCAGATGGCCCAAAAGAACGCTACTAGTAATTTCAGACTTTGGCGATTCCCCACACACCtacttaatcaatcaatcaatcaatcaaattttatttgtatagcccatattcacaaattacaattcatctcatagggctttaacagggtgtggcatcctctgtccttaaccctcagcaagagtaaggaaaaactactaaaaacccttttaacagggtaaaaatatgtagaaacctcagagagagccacatgtgagggatccctctcccaggacggacagaagtgcaatagatgccacgtgcaggaaaacatcatcaataatcaaagtctctagcagcatttgatgagggtagacatcccgaaggacaaccccaacatgacatgccgagcagtcccgctgcaagcacagtccatggtcagcaaccatccagaccacgatccaccatccagaccagacgccactccagtcctcagtcaccgtccaccgccgcccaccaggacccatcacaagccaccaccgcggtcctggtccaccgcccgtgcccaatgccaacgcgacacagggtccgccaccagcaccacgatcagcccagaatccgccacaatggatccaccaccgcgacccccggtgtacgatccacaaaccgcaatccatggtgcggccacagaggccctggatctgcgggtgataaagcaaagggattccggggaagggggatagggatggagaagaggaaggagaagctggaaagagaagctccgtgtgtcatgtgtcttaaaatagaacaagtaacgttctggcgcactaattagctctaactataagctttatcaaaaaggaaggttttgagtctactcttaaatgaaaagatggtatctgcctcccgaactgaaagtggtagattattccacagccgaggggcttgatggctaaaagctctggctcctactctttttttagagaatttagggacgacaagtaggcttgaattctgggagcggagtgctctagcaggtttataaggtactaacagctctttaaggtaaaaaggcgccatattattaagggccttgaaggtgaggaggagaattttaaattctattctagatttaactggaagccagtgtagcgacgctaatactggagaaatgtgctctcttctctttgttctcgtcaggacacgtgctgcggcattttggacaagctgtagagtctttaacgacttactgctggagcctgataataatgaattacaatagtccagtctcgatgtaacaaaggcgtggactagtttttctgcatctttttgggaaaggacatgtctaattttggaaatattacgtaagtggaaaaaagcggtcctagaaatttgttttaagtgagaattaaaggataaatcaggatcaaagatcactcccaagttcctgacggtttcattggaagcaagggcaatgtcgtctagcgcagctatatcattagataatgcatctctaaggtgtttggggccaagtattataacctctgttttgtctgagtttaataagagaaaattgcgggtcatccaggtttttatg
It encodes:
- the LOC128461295 gene encoding lactose-binding lectin l-2-like, coding for MILLLLLFTLTLGAVSPSDGPEVRLQRGNCPMFWFSFNNRCYKYVATEQSWADAEFHCVSQGTNLVSIHSLEEENFITALIKNFDLNEGITWNGLNDLYKEGSWIWSDGCAVKFTFWSTGQPDNYLEMENCGHNNFSTEKKWNDIPCSNIYPSVCASRIMCPQ